One genomic window of Luteitalea pratensis includes the following:
- a CDS encoding tetratricopeptide repeat protein, which translates to MKRLRITAALVAALAAVPAWGQAPPVSATHEGTPPAGKAGGTSVAAKAPAPARAASATLSKANKAREGGDLEGAIGLYRQVVKVSPRQIDAWWYLGTSLYDLERWGDARAAFDHVVRLDKNNGAALAFRGLCTFRQGQYVEALDDLQRARALGVSGNPEVGSVARFHAGLAMTRLSRFEPALNTIGEFALEGNDSPQIIEALGVATLRMPLLPSELPPEKREMVMMAGRGSYFMAMRLAPAARTAFEELALRYPDVPNVHYAFGIFLMSEDADRALKEFERELSVQPAHAPSHIQMAFEYIRRADYASARRHAKDAVTLAPTDFIAHRLIGQIELETGDTQAAIASLEQSRRLEPNSPTVYFTLAKAYARAGRDADAEKARAEFTRLDRLSRLQRNGVTAVGGMTP; encoded by the coding sequence ATGAAGAGACTCCGGATCACCGCTGCACTCGTCGCCGCGCTGGCAGCGGTGCCGGCGTGGGGCCAAGCGCCGCCCGTTAGCGCCACACACGAGGGCACGCCGCCCGCGGGCAAGGCGGGCGGGACCAGCGTCGCGGCGAAGGCCCCGGCGCCAGCACGCGCGGCGAGTGCGACACTGTCGAAGGCGAACAAGGCCCGCGAAGGTGGCGATCTCGAAGGTGCCATCGGTCTGTACCGGCAGGTCGTGAAGGTGTCTCCCCGGCAGATCGATGCGTGGTGGTACCTCGGCACCTCGCTCTACGACCTCGAGCGCTGGGGCGACGCCCGCGCTGCCTTCGATCACGTCGTGCGACTCGACAAGAACAACGGCGCCGCGCTTGCGTTCCGCGGCCTCTGCACCTTCAGGCAGGGGCAGTATGTCGAGGCGCTCGACGACCTCCAGAGGGCCAGGGCGCTCGGCGTCAGCGGCAACCCCGAGGTCGGCTCGGTGGCGCGGTTTCACGCGGGCCTCGCGATGACGCGGCTCAGCCGGTTCGAACCCGCGCTGAACACCATCGGCGAGTTCGCGCTCGAGGGCAACGACTCGCCGCAGATCATCGAGGCGCTCGGCGTGGCGACGCTGCGCATGCCACTGCTGCCGTCCGAGTTACCGCCGGAAAAGCGCGAGATGGTGATGATGGCTGGACGCGGCAGCTACTTCATGGCGATGCGTCTCGCGCCGGCGGCCCGGACCGCCTTCGAGGAACTCGCGTTGCGCTATCCCGACGTGCCCAACGTGCACTACGCGTTCGGCATCTTCCTGATGAGCGAGGATGCCGATCGGGCGCTGAAGGAGTTCGAGCGGGAACTCTCGGTGCAGCCCGCGCATGCCCCGTCGCACATCCAGATGGCCTTCGAGTACATCAGGCGAGCCGACTACGCATCCGCGCGCCGGCACGCGAAGGACGCGGTCACCCTGGCACCGACCGACTTCATTGCGCACCGCCTCATCGGGCAGATCGAGTTGGAGACGGGCGATACGCAAGCCGCGATCGCGTCGCTCGAGCAAAGCCGGCGTCTGGAGCCGAACAGTCCCACGGTGTACTTCACGCTGGCCAAAGCGTATGCCCGGGCAGGTCGCGACGCCGACGCCGAGAAGGCTCGCGCGGAATTCACGCGCCTCGATCGCCTGTCGCGGCTACAGCGCAACGGCGTGACGGCCGTCGGCGGGATGACGCCGTAG
- a CDS encoding tetratricopeptide repeat protein produces MLARTGAAPHASPQAAAKPKQVPAPRSTFAQLSAAAAAAREAGRLEDAVGLYRKALGLRPSWDEGHWYLGTVLYELQRHAEARAAFAQLLRTQPTHAGAMALTGLCAFAQGEHDAALRALLQARQLNIQQTPELADVVRYHAGILLTRFGEFEAGTQILVELPADGMESPRVVEAFGLNLLRMPMLPAEIPGEARSLVQLAGQAGVAMATRQAAQAAALLERLVAEFPTTPNVHYAWGTFLLTTDPQRAMAQWRRELEISPGHVAARLQLAAELLKQGDAASARPHAEGAVQVAPQEFAPRLALGQVLLGLGDVAGAVGELETGVTLAPASAQAHYLLAIAYARAGRPKDAERERAAFTKLSGSAQASGSR; encoded by the coding sequence GTGCTTGCGCGCACCGGAGCCGCTCCACATGCCTCACCCCAGGCAGCGGCGAAGCCGAAGCAGGTCCCAGCGCCGCGCTCGACGTTTGCCCAGCTGTCTGCCGCCGCCGCCGCGGCGCGCGAGGCGGGACGCCTCGAGGATGCCGTCGGCCTTTATCGAAAAGCGCTCGGCTTGCGGCCCTCGTGGGACGAGGGGCACTGGTATCTCGGGACGGTGCTCTACGAGTTGCAGCGACACGCCGAGGCTCGTGCGGCCTTCGCGCAACTGCTGCGAACGCAGCCGACCCACGCGGGTGCGATGGCGCTCACGGGTTTGTGCGCGTTCGCGCAGGGCGAGCACGACGCGGCGTTGCGAGCCCTGCTGCAGGCGCGTCAGCTCAATATCCAGCAGACGCCGGAACTCGCCGATGTCGTGCGCTACCACGCCGGCATCCTCCTGACGCGTTTCGGTGAATTCGAGGCTGGCACGCAGATCCTCGTCGAACTTCCGGCCGATGGCATGGAGAGTCCACGCGTCGTCGAGGCGTTCGGGCTGAATCTCCTGAGAATGCCGATGTTGCCTGCGGAGATCCCTGGTGAGGCAAGAAGTCTCGTCCAGCTCGCGGGTCAGGCGGGCGTCGCCATGGCAACGCGCCAGGCGGCGCAGGCGGCGGCGCTGCTGGAACGTCTGGTCGCCGAGTTCCCGACAACGCCGAACGTGCACTACGCGTGGGGCACGTTTCTCCTGACGACGGATCCGCAACGCGCGATGGCGCAGTGGCGCCGTGAGCTCGAGATTTCGCCAGGGCACGTCGCGGCGCGGCTGCAATTGGCGGCCGAACTGCTCAAGCAGGGCGATGCTGCCTCGGCGCGACCCCATGCGGAGGGGGCCGTGCAGGTCGCGCCGCAGGAATTCGCGCCGCGCCTCGCACTGGGCCAGGTGCTGCTCGGCCTCGGCGACGTTGCCGGGGCCGTCGGCGAACTGGAGACTGGCGTCACGCTCGCACCTGCGAGTGCGCAGGCCCATTACCTGCTAGCGATTGCTTACGCACGCGCGGGACGTCCGAAGGATGCGGAGCGGGAGCGCGCCGCGTTCACGAAGCTGAGCGGTTCAGCACAGGCATCGGGTTCGCGATGA